Proteins from one Panicum virgatum strain AP13 chromosome 7K, P.virgatum_v5, whole genome shotgun sequence genomic window:
- the LOC120642329 gene encoding prohibitin-3, mitochondrial-like yields the protein MAGGPAAVSFLTNIAKAAAGLGAAASLLSASLYTVDGGERAVIFDRFRGVLPETVTEGTHFLVPWLQKPYIFDIRTRPHNFSSHSGTKDLQMVNLTLRLLSRPDVDHLPTIFTSLGLEYDDKVLPSIGNEVLKAVVAQFNADQLLTERPHVSALVRDALIRRAREFNIILDDVAITHLSYGIEFSQAVEKKQVAQQDAERSKFLVAKAEQERRAAIVRAEGESESARLISEATAMAGAGLIELRRIEAAKEIAAELSRSPNVAYIPAGDNGKMLLGLNAAGFGR from the coding sequence ctccctcctctccgcGTCGCTCTACaccgtcgacggcggcgagcgcgccgtCATCTTCGACCGGTTCCGCGGGGTGCTCCCGGAGACGGTCACCGAGGGCACCCACTTCCTCGTCCCCTGGCTCCAGAAGCCCTACATCTTCGACATCCGCACGCGCCCGCACAACTTCTCCTCCCACTCGGGCACCAAGGACCTGCAGATGGTCAACCTCACGCTCCGCCTGCTCTCACGCCCCGACGTCGACCACCTCCCCACCATCTTCACCTCCCTCGGCCTCGAGTACGACGACAAGGTGCTCCCCTCCATCGGCAACGAGGTGCTCAAGGCCGTCGTCGCCCAGTTCAACGCCGACCAGCTCCTCACCGAGCGCCCCCACGTCTCGGCCCTCGTCCGCGACGCGCTCATCCGCCGCGCCCGCGAGTTCAACATCATCCTCGACGACGTTGCCATCACCCACCTCTCCTACGGTATCGAGTTCTCTCAGGCCGTCGAGAAGAAGCAGGTCGCCCAGCAGGACGCCGAGCGCTCCAAGTTCCTCGTCGCCAAGGCGGAGCAGGAGAGGCGCGCGGCCATCGTGCGCGCCGAGGGAGAGAGCGAGTCTGCGCGCCTCATATCTGAGGCCACCGCGATGGCTGGTGCTGGGCTGATTGAGCTGAGGAGGATCGAGGCGGCCAAGGAGATTGCTGCGGAGCTGTCTCGCTCGCCAAATGTGGCGTACATTCCTGCTGGTGACAACGGCAAAATGCTGCTTGGTCTTAATGCTGCCGGATTTGGCCGGTGA
- the LOC120642328 gene encoding uncharacterized protein LOC120642328, which produces MRHLVTNFQKRYRGAVFKKHLWPACRAYNKCHYDHHYNTMQRASPNAMKWIEDNHKHLWNRWRFSPESKCDYVTNNIAETFNSWIRKEKALPVIPLMDRIRQMIMEKHDLRRRLANKMTDKIIPHITRELNAKSRNLNYVIHRGHNNTAEVQGTTKELKTWRHIVDLDKRTCSCNRWQITGLPCTHALCFINSLRNRNAEDYVDAYYSVELFKKAYAGIVMPMTDKNNWPKVNMGFKLWPPVLKRAAGRPRARRMKSAAEGGKSTRTQRQCKRCGQFGHMMKTCNETVYDSDAPPPAPPKPKRVKKKLKDASTTSTKESQTGSCSITIAITNSPAGNTRSRKRRIQEDGAKSTDGGCAVKGKKTKQSNGGKVQLRKEKGKAKKKLLMDVLK; this is translated from the exons ATGAGACATCTAGTGACGAACTTTCAAAAGAGGTATAGAGGGGCTGTTTTCAAGAAACACCTATGGCCTGCATGTAGAGCATATAACAAGTGTCATTATGATCATCACTACAACACCATGCAGAGAGCATCTCCAAATGCAATGAAATGGATAGAAGATAACCACAAACATTTGTGGAACCGGTGGAGGTTCTCACCTGAAAGCAAGTGTGACTATGTCACAAACAATATTGCAGAGACATTTAATAGTTGGATCAGAAAGGAGAAAGCACTACCAGTCATCCCATTGATGGATAGAATAAGGCAGATGATCATGGAGAAGCATGACCTTAGAAGAAGATTAGCAAACAAGATGACTGACAAGATCATTCCTCACATAACAAGAGAACTGAATGCAAAGAGTAGGAACCTAAACTATGTGATTCATAGAGGACACAATAACACAGCTGAGGTTCAAGGGACAACTAAAGAGCTGAAGACTTGGAGACACATTGTTGATCTAGATAAAAGAACATGTAGTTGTAACAGGTGGCAGATCACTGGGCTCCCCTGCACCCATGCCCTTTGCTTCATTAACTCACTGAGAAATAGGAATGCAGAGGACTATGTTGATGCCTACTACTCTGTTGAACTATTCAAGAAGGCATATGCAGGAATTGTAATGCCTATGACAGATAAGAACAATTGGCCCAAGGTGAACATGGGTTTCAAGCTTTGGCCACCAGTCTTAAAGAGGGCAGCTGGCAGACCTAGAGCAAGAAGGATGAAGAGTGCAGCAGAAGGAGGGAAATCTACTCGAACGCAGAGGCAGTGCAAGAGGTGTGGCCAATTTGGTCACATGATGAAGACTTGCAATGAGACTGTGTATGACAGTGATGCTCCACCTCCAGCCCCACCGAAACCGAAACGAGTgaagaagaaattaaaggaTGCAAGCACTACATCAACTAAAGAGTCCCAAACTGGGTCATGTTCTATCACCATTGCAATAACAAACAGTCCTGCAGGCAACACAAGAAG TCGCAAGAGGAGGATCCAAGAAGATGGTGCAAAATCAACCGATGGAGGCTGTGCTGTGAAGGGAAAAAAAACCAAACAAAGCAATGGAGGCAAGGTGCAACTGAGGAAAGAAAAAGGCAAGGCCAAGAAGAAGCTACTGATGGATGTGCTGAAATAA